A single genomic interval of Alcaligenes sp. SDU_A2 harbors:
- a CDS encoding 2-hydroxy-3-oxopropionate reductase, which yields MAKIGFIGLGIMGAPMAINLIKGGHELFAYTRGKVPQSVSDAGATLCKNGADVARQADIIITMVPDTPHVQDALFGENGVAAGLSKGKIVVDMSSISPVATKDFAQRIVEQGGEYLDAPVSGGEVGAKAGSLTIMVGGKQEIFDTVKPLFDLMGKNITLVGGYGDGQITKVANQIIVALTIEAVGEALLLASKAGADAAKVREALMGGFANSRILEVHGERMVKRTFDPGFRIELHQKDLNLALTTARQLGVALPSTAVAQELFNTCAAHGGAGQDHSALVRALEIMANYEIGQ from the coding sequence ATGGCAAAAATCGGTTTCATCGGTCTGGGCATCATGGGTGCCCCCATGGCAATCAATCTGATCAAAGGCGGCCATGAACTGTTCGCCTACACCCGCGGCAAGGTGCCCCAAAGCGTCAGCGACGCCGGTGCCACCCTTTGCAAGAATGGCGCGGATGTTGCCCGCCAGGCCGACATCATCATTACCATGGTGCCCGACACCCCTCACGTGCAGGATGCCCTGTTCGGCGAGAACGGCGTGGCCGCCGGCTTGTCCAAAGGCAAGATCGTGGTGGATATGAGCTCCATTTCCCCAGTGGCCACCAAAGACTTCGCACAACGCATTGTGGAGCAAGGCGGCGAATATCTGGATGCCCCCGTATCGGGCGGCGAAGTCGGTGCCAAGGCTGGTTCCCTGACTATCATGGTCGGCGGAAAGCAAGAAATCTTCGATACGGTCAAACCCTTGTTCGACCTGATGGGCAAGAACATCACGCTGGTGGGCGGCTACGGCGATGGCCAGATCACCAAGGTGGCCAATCAGATCATCGTGGCCTTGACCATCGAAGCCGTGGGCGAAGCCTTGCTGCTGGCCTCCAAGGCTGGCGCGGATGCGGCCAAGGTACGCGAAGCGCTGATGGGCGGTTTTGCCAACTCCCGTATTCTGGAAGTACACGGCGAACGCATGGTCAAACGCACTTTCGACCCCGGTTTCCGCATTGAGCTGCACCAGAAAGACCTGAACCTGGCGCTGACCACGGCCCGCCAGTTGGGTGTGGCCCTGCCCAGCACCGCTGTCGCCCAGGAGCTGTTCAATACCTGCGCGGCCCACGGTGGCGCAGGTCAGGATCACTCCGCGCTAGTGCGCGCCCTGGAAATCATGGCCAACTACGAAATCGGCCAGTAA
- a CDS encoding glycerate kinase type-2 family protein, which yields MKIEPQDLLHKMFQAAVNAAQPEHCIPPYLPPPPKGRTIVIGAGKASAAMAQALERHWAHGPVSGVVVTRYGYSVPCEHIKILEAAHPVPDQAGEQAAHDILRTVSGLNEDDLVICLISGGGSSLLPLAAEGITLADKQAINKALLKSGASIGEMNCVRRHLSAIKGGRLAAACAPARVLNLLISDVPGDKPMDIASGPTVADPSTCEQALEIIDRYGIDIPPAARTLLQTGTGETIKPDDPRLARVTTHLVATPQLALLAAARVAEAAGVRPVLLGDSIEGEARDVGKVMAGIALSTARHGQPAHAPCVLLSGGETTVTLHGQGRGGRNVEFLLSAALALDGAPGIYGLAGDTDGVDGQEEIAGAFCSPDTLERAWSKGIHPRESLDNNDGHGFFEALDDSLVTGPTLTNVNDFRAILVVSPDLSIT from the coding sequence ATGAAAATAGAGCCCCAAGACCTGCTCCACAAAATGTTCCAGGCCGCCGTCAACGCGGCCCAACCCGAACACTGCATCCCCCCCTATCTGCCACCGCCCCCAAAAGGGCGCACCATCGTAATCGGCGCGGGCAAAGCCTCGGCCGCAATGGCACAGGCACTGGAGCGACACTGGGCGCACGGCCCCGTCAGCGGCGTCGTGGTGACTCGCTACGGCTACAGCGTACCCTGCGAGCACATCAAAATCCTGGAAGCGGCTCACCCTGTCCCCGATCAGGCCGGTGAACAAGCCGCGCACGACATCCTGCGCACGGTCAGCGGATTGAACGAGGACGACCTGGTGATCTGCCTGATCTCCGGCGGCGGCTCCTCTTTGCTACCCCTGGCGGCCGAAGGAATCACCCTGGCCGACAAACAGGCCATCAACAAAGCCTTGCTGAAATCGGGCGCGTCCATCGGCGAGATGAACTGCGTGCGACGCCACCTGTCCGCCATCAAAGGTGGGCGCCTGGCCGCCGCCTGCGCTCCGGCCCGTGTGCTGAACCTGCTGATTTCCGATGTGCCCGGCGACAAACCTATGGATATCGCCTCCGGTCCCACCGTGGCCGACCCAAGCACCTGCGAACAAGCCCTGGAAATCATCGACCGATATGGCATCGATATCCCGCCGGCTGCGCGCACGCTGCTGCAAACCGGTACAGGCGAAACAATCAAGCCTGATGATCCTCGCCTGGCCCGGGTCACCACTCATCTGGTCGCCACTCCCCAACTGGCCCTGCTGGCCGCGGCCCGGGTGGCCGAAGCCGCAGGCGTGCGTCCCGTGCTGCTGGGCGACAGTATCGAAGGCGAAGCCCGCGACGTGGGCAAGGTCATGGCGGGCATCGCCTTGAGCACTGCCCGGCACGGACAGCCAGCCCACGCCCCTTGCGTGCTACTATCCGGCGGCGAGACTACGGTAACCCTGCACGGCCAAGGCCGCGGCGGGCGGAACGTAGAGTTCCTGCTTTCCGCCGCCTTGGCGCTGGACGGGGCACCCGGCATCTACGGCCTGGCCGGTGACACTGACGGTGTCGACGGACAAGAAGAGATTGCCGGCGCATTTTGCAGTCCCGATACGCTGGAACGCGCATGGAGCAAGGGGATACACCCACGCGAGAGCCTGGATAACAATGACGGCCACGGGTTTTTCGAGGCCTTGGACGACTCCCTGGTCACCGGTCCGACCCTGACCAACGTCAACGATTTTCGCGCCATCCTGGTCGTATCCCCCGATTTGTCTATTACTTAA
- a CDS encoding GlcG/HbpS family heme-binding protein, whose amino-acid sequence MRNTKALTLDDVKRIAAAAEAEALKNNWAVSIAICDAGGHALWLQRMDGAPTMSATVAPGKAHASAISGKPSKVFEDMVNNGRYAALAMPLSPLEGGEPIVIDGQVIGAVGVSGVKAAEDAQIARAGIAALTD is encoded by the coding sequence GTGAGAAATACCAAAGCACTGACACTGGATGACGTCAAACGCATCGCCGCTGCCGCCGAAGCTGAAGCCCTGAAGAACAATTGGGCTGTCAGCATCGCGATCTGCGACGCGGGCGGTCACGCTCTCTGGCTGCAGCGCATGGACGGCGCCCCCACGATGAGCGCCACGGTCGCCCCTGGCAAGGCCCACGCCTCGGCCATCAGCGGCAAGCCCAGCAAGGTTTTTGAAGATATGGTCAACAACGGCCGCTACGCCGCTCTGGCCATGCCCTTGTCCCCCTTGGAAGGCGGTGAACCCATTGTGATCGACGGTCAGGTCATCGGCGCTGTCGGCGTATCGGGCGTAAAGGCGGCTGAAGACGCCCAGATTGCCCGCGCCGGCATTGCCGCTTTGACCGACTAA
- the pyk gene encoding pyruvate kinase, with product MKRQRQSRILATLGPASSSPERIRELFEAGADVFRLNFSHGTHEDHAARYHAIRQIEQETGRSIGILMDLQGPKLRVGTMKDGRVQLTTGQAFRLDLDPAEGDETRAHLPHPEIFAALENGTDLLLDDGKLRLRVDSFGPDFAQTTVMVGGPLSDRKGVNVPGVVLPISPLTEKDLADLAFGLELGVDWVALSFVQRPDDIREARAIIGDKAWIMAKLEKPQALEHLEEIVNLCDGVMVARGDLGVEVPPQRVPVLQRQIVRTARAAGRPVVVATQMLESMITSPVPTRAEASDVATAIYSGADAVMLSAESASGQFPLEAVSIMDNIIKEIENDPSWRTILEANHSTAEATTADAICCALRRVASILEPATTVAYTTTGYSALRASRERPTAPILALTPRPNTARRLALAWGVHAIPCDDVSDLGEMIDHATDVAVQHDFARSGDTIVMIAGVPFGTSGRTNLLHVATVPHLSQN from the coding sequence ATGAAACGTCAACGCCAATCCCGGATACTGGCAACACTAGGGCCAGCCAGTTCGTCACCCGAACGCATCCGTGAACTGTTTGAAGCCGGAGCCGATGTTTTTCGCTTGAACTTCAGCCACGGCACACACGAAGATCACGCCGCTCGCTACCACGCGATCCGCCAGATCGAGCAGGAAACAGGTCGAAGCATTGGTATTTTAATGGACCTGCAAGGCCCAAAACTGCGCGTGGGCACCATGAAAGACGGCCGCGTGCAACTGACGACAGGCCAGGCATTTCGCTTGGATCTGGACCCGGCCGAAGGCGATGAGACGCGTGCTCACCTGCCCCATCCGGAAATCTTCGCCGCGCTGGAAAACGGCACCGATCTGCTGCTGGACGATGGCAAGCTGCGTCTGCGGGTAGACAGTTTCGGTCCCGACTTTGCGCAAACCACTGTCATGGTGGGCGGGCCTTTGTCGGATCGCAAGGGCGTGAACGTACCGGGTGTTGTCCTGCCCATTTCCCCACTGACCGAAAAAGATCTGGCTGACCTGGCATTCGGCCTGGAACTGGGCGTGGACTGGGTTGCCCTGTCCTTTGTCCAGCGTCCCGACGACATCCGCGAGGCGCGCGCCATCATCGGCGACAAGGCCTGGATCATGGCCAAGCTGGAAAAGCCCCAGGCGTTGGAACACCTGGAAGAAATCGTGAATCTGTGCGATGGCGTCATGGTCGCCCGTGGTGATCTGGGCGTAGAGGTTCCGCCGCAGCGCGTACCCGTACTGCAACGCCAAATTGTGCGTACCGCACGCGCAGCAGGCCGCCCCGTCGTGGTGGCCACGCAAATGCTGGAGTCCATGATTACCTCTCCCGTGCCCACCCGGGCCGAAGCGTCGGATGTCGCCACGGCCATCTACTCGGGCGCGGATGCCGTCATGCTGTCGGCCGAATCCGCCTCGGGGCAGTTTCCCTTGGAAGCGGTGTCCATCATGGACAACATCATCAAGGAAATCGAGAACGACCCCAGTTGGCGCACCATTCTGGAAGCCAACCACAGCACGGCTGAAGCCACAACGGCAGACGCCATCTGTTGCGCTCTGCGCCGTGTCGCCAGCATTCTGGAGCCGGCCACGACCGTTGCCTACACCACGACCGGTTACAGCGCGCTGCGGGCCAGCCGCGAACGTCCGACTGCCCCTATCCTGGCCTTGACGCCACGCCCCAACACGGCGCGTCGCCTGGCTCTGGCCTGGGGGGTTCACGCGATTCCCTGCGATGATGTCAGCGACCTGGGGGAAATGATCGATCATGCAACCGATGTGGCAGTGCAACACGATTTCGCCCGTTCCGGCGATACCATCGTGATGATTGCCGGCGTACCTTTTGGCACCAGCGGTCGCACCAATCTGCTGCACGTGGCCACCGTGCCTCATCTGTCCCAGAACTGA
- the coq7 gene encoding 2-polyprenyl-3-methyl-6-methoxy-1,4-benzoquinone monooxygenase, giving the protein MNRSLSAGAARLHRRNSLFDQLLTEANRALDVLGRSARASRPNPAGKEVSDITPQEARHAAGLMRVNHVGEICAQALYRSQAMLCKDPQVTQVLLHAAQEEVDHLAWCDDRLRELDSRPSVFNPLWYAGSFALGLIASRAGVPYNLGFMAETERQVEEHLESHLETLPVADARSRRIVEQMRDDEIEHRRTAEHNGAAGLPPPIKSVMRMMSKVMTTTAYRL; this is encoded by the coding sequence ATGAATCGTTCTCTTTCGGCCGGTGCAGCGCGTCTGCACAGACGCAACAGCTTGTTCGACCAACTCTTGACCGAAGCGAACCGGGCATTGGATGTACTGGGGCGTTCGGCCCGCGCCTCGCGGCCCAATCCAGCCGGTAAAGAAGTATCGGATATCACGCCACAAGAAGCACGTCACGCCGCCGGACTGATGCGCGTCAATCACGTTGGCGAGATATGCGCCCAGGCGCTGTATCGCAGCCAGGCCATGTTGTGCAAAGACCCACAGGTCACGCAAGTGCTGCTGCACGCCGCCCAGGAAGAAGTAGACCACCTGGCCTGGTGCGATGACCGCTTGCGCGAACTGGACAGTCGGCCCAGCGTATTTAACCCGCTGTGGTACGCCGGCTCGTTCGCGCTGGGCCTGATTGCCAGCCGTGCCGGTGTGCCCTATAACCTGGGCTTTATGGCCGAGACCGAGCGCCAGGTGGAAGAGCATCTGGAAAGCCATCTGGAAACGCTGCCGGTGGCCGATGCGCGGTCGCGGCGTATTGTCGAGCAGATGCGCGATGATGAAATCGAACATAGACGCACTGCCGAGCACAATGGTGCCGCCGGTCTGCCGCCGCCGATCAAGTCGGTCATGCGCATGATGTCTAAGGTCATGACCACGACGGCCTACAGGTTATAA
- a CDS encoding SCO family protein, which produces MRLLASILLVCALGIGALFHLTQGFAALTSETARRNDVAASPRLISDVSVLTPSNAVRSLHDVLRDDGRIAIVNFIYTRCVTLCLAMGSEYQQLQQAILDEGLQDKVRLLSISFDPSDSADRLQRYSHMMKADPQVWQFVTMQAGDQRQRVLDDFGIIVIPAPFDEYEHNAAYHVVTSEPRLRRIVDYGEPILALSHARQALERVSKDAP; this is translated from the coding sequence ATGAGGCTCCTGGCAAGTATCCTGTTGGTCTGCGCCCTGGGTATCGGGGCGCTGTTCCACCTGACGCAGGGATTTGCGGCCCTGACTTCCGAGACGGCCCGTCGCAACGATGTGGCCGCCTCGCCTCGACTTATTTCGGATGTATCGGTGTTGACTCCGTCCAACGCCGTGCGCAGCCTGCACGATGTGCTGCGCGACGATGGTCGCATCGCTATCGTTAACTTCATCTATACCCGTTGTGTCACGCTGTGTCTGGCCATGGGTTCCGAATACCAGCAGTTGCAACAGGCCATTCTGGACGAAGGCTTGCAGGATAAAGTGCGTCTGCTCAGCATCAGCTTCGATCCTTCGGACTCGGCCGACCGCTTGCAGCGCTACAGTCACATGATGAAGGCCGATCCCCAAGTGTGGCAGTTCGTCACGATGCAAGCGGGCGATCAGCGCCAGCGCGTTCTGGATGATTTCGGCATTATCGTCATTCCTGCGCCCTTCGACGAATACGAGCACAACGCCGCCTACCATGTCGTTACATCCGAACCCCGGCTGCGCCGCATCGTGGATTACGGCGAACCCATCCTGGCTTTGTCGCATGCCCGGCAAGCCTTAGAGCGTGTATCCAAGGACGCGCCATGA
- a CDS encoding c-type cytochrome — translation MTDNHKYDAQLRENADPEEKAAPVPWAVLLIIASLFLWGIYYIFSTTMHYDSTVGDNRIAADFQAPEGAEGGKIDGQQLFVAQCAACHQATGAGIPGVFPPLVGSEWVMRKPEVLVQILLHGITGELTVKGNKYNGAMPEFRDKFNDAEMTAVVNYLRTELGGNSADPVDEAFVKAEREKTADKKDHWNGDAELAPMEQ, via the coding sequence ATGACCGACAATCACAAGTACGACGCGCAGTTGCGCGAAAACGCCGATCCCGAAGAAAAAGCGGCACCGGTGCCGTGGGCGGTGTTGCTTATCATCGCCAGTTTGTTTCTGTGGGGCATCTACTATATTTTCAGCACCACCATGCACTACGATTCGACCGTGGGCGATAATCGCATCGCGGCCGACTTTCAGGCTCCCGAGGGCGCTGAAGGCGGCAAGATCGATGGTCAGCAGTTGTTTGTGGCGCAGTGTGCTGCCTGTCACCAGGCTACGGGTGCTGGTATCCCCGGTGTTTTCCCGCCGCTGGTGGGCTCCGAGTGGGTGATGCGCAAACCCGAGGTCCTGGTTCAGATTCTGCTGCACGGGATTACCGGCGAGCTGACCGTCAAGGGTAACAAGTACAATGGTGCCATGCCCGAGTTCCGCGATAAGTTCAATGACGCGGAAATGACGGCAGTAGTAAACTACCTGCGTACTGAATTGGGTGGCAACAGCGCCGATCCTGTGGACGAGGCCTTTGTCAAAGCTGAACGTGAAAAAACTGCCGATAAGAAGGATCACTGGAATGGCGACGCCGAACTGGCGCCCATGGAACAGTAA
- a CDS encoding cbb3-type cytochrome c oxidase subunit II gives MESEYKLLGGAMVTLALATSALVVIPYLQVEKVEPPEGLKPYTSVELRGRQEYINMGCVYCHSQQPRSQNQAPDFQRGWGRASVAGDYYYDTPHLLGTMRTGPDLMNIGARQPSVDWHLGHLYQPRAYTPGSNMPAYPFMFELKDKAEPGDKVVNLPGAFAPEGKVVVAKPEALDLVQYLLALDRTYPVSPANMLK, from the coding sequence ATGGAAAGCGAATACAAACTGTTGGGCGGCGCCATGGTGACGCTTGCCCTGGCCACCTCGGCTTTAGTGGTGATCCCGTATCTGCAGGTCGAGAAAGTCGAACCGCCTGAAGGCTTGAAGCCTTACACCAGTGTGGAACTGCGCGGTCGCCAGGAATACATCAATATGGGCTGTGTGTACTGTCACTCGCAGCAGCCACGCAGCCAAAACCAGGCTCCGGACTTTCAGCGCGGCTGGGGGCGGGCATCGGTGGCGGGCGACTACTATTACGATACGCCCCACCTGCTCGGCACCATGCGCACCGGCCCAGACCTGATGAACATCGGCGCGCGTCAGCCCAGCGTGGATTGGCACCTGGGTCACCTGTATCAGCCCCGTGCCTATACGCCTGGCAGCAATATGCCCGCCTATCCCTTTATGTTCGAGCTCAAGGACAAGGCCGAGCCCGGCGACAAGGTCGTCAATCTGCCGGGAGCCTTTGCTCCGGAGGGCAAGGTCGTGGTTGCCAAGCCAGAGGCTCTGGATCTTGTTCAGTATCTGTTGGCGCTGGATCGTACGTACCCCGTATCGCCAGCCAACATGCTCAAGTAA
- a CDS encoding cbb3-type cytochrome c oxidase subunit I, producing the protein MNTVSILLLAFILSVTGLFVFIWSLRRNFFDDSPAAAKEIFSKGEIGQVDDPSATPEQRLALQKEMGETAISTEDRQALGVELAERVEADRSSAYVTFMFLSCSIVWLIVASTAGLISSIKLHEPDFLVEQAWMTFGRMRTLHLNAVAYGWAPMAAFGVAMWMLPRLFKTPLMGARFAILGGALWNAGLIAGLGSIAVGITDGMEWLEMPWQVDILMVVGGALAALPLLFTLQNRRTHHLYVSVWYMGAALFWFPILFLVGNLPAVHVGVEQATMNWWFGHNVLGLFYTPMALASVYYFLPKIIGRPIVSYNLSLVGFWGLAFFYGQVGGHHLVGGPVPQWMVTLSIVQSMMMIIPVLAFSVNQHYTMKGHFRTLIHSPTLRFMVLGGMMYTVSSIQGSFEALRSINTITHFTHFTVAHAHIGLYGFFTLVMFGAIYYVMPRVMSWEWPYPKLISLHFWLVLIGFAVYAVGLSIGGWLQGVAMLDPAKSFMESVFVTIPYLKSRSLGGGLMTLGHLVFAFHFVAMALRYGSRRIGPALFHQRSATRNVVEA; encoded by the coding sequence GTGAATACCGTTTCAATACTGCTTCTAGCTTTCATATTGTCCGTCACAGGACTTTTTGTCTTTATCTGGTCGTTGCGCCGGAACTTCTTTGACGACAGTCCTGCCGCCGCCAAGGAGATCTTCTCCAAAGGCGAAATCGGCCAGGTGGACGATCCGTCCGCCACGCCCGAGCAGCGTCTGGCACTGCAAAAGGAAATGGGCGAAACCGCCATTTCCACTGAAGATCGGCAGGCTCTGGGTGTTGAGCTGGCCGAGCGTGTGGAAGCCGACCGCTCCTCCGCTTACGTCACCTTCATGTTCCTGTCCTGTTCCATTGTCTGGCTTATCGTGGCGTCCACGGCCGGGCTGATCAGCTCGATCAAGCTGCACGAACCGGACTTTCTGGTCGAGCAGGCCTGGATGACCTTCGGTCGCATGCGCACGCTGCACCTGAACGCCGTTGCCTATGGCTGGGCTCCGATGGCCGCCTTCGGTGTGGCCATGTGGATGCTGCCGCGCCTGTTTAAGACCCCGCTGATGGGCGCACGTTTCGCCATTCTGGGCGGCGCGCTGTGGAACGCCGGCCTGATTGCTGGCCTGGGCAGCATTGCGGTCGGTATCACCGACGGCATGGAGTGGCTGGAAATGCCTTGGCAGGTCGACATCCTGATGGTGGTCGGCGGTGCCTTGGCCGCTCTGCCTTTGCTGTTCACTTTGCAGAATCGCCGCACGCACCACTTGTACGTGTCGGTTTGGTATATGGGCGCAGCGTTGTTCTGGTTCCCTATCCTGTTCCTGGTGGGCAACCTGCCTGCCGTGCACGTGGGCGTCGAGCAGGCCACCATGAACTGGTGGTTCGGCCATAATGTGCTGGGTCTTTTCTACACGCCCATGGCTTTGGCATCGGTGTATTACTTCCTGCCCAAGATCATTGGCCGGCCCATTGTTTCCTACAATCTGTCGCTGGTAGGGTTTTGGGGCCTGGCATTCTTTTATGGTCAGGTCGGCGGCCACCACCTGGTGGGTGGCCCCGTGCCGCAGTGGATGGTTACCCTGTCCATCGTGCAAAGCATGATGATGATCATTCCCGTGCTGGCCTTCTCGGTCAACCAGCACTACACCATGAAAGGTCACTTCCGCACGCTGATCCACTCGCCGACACTGCGCTTTATGGTGTTGGGCGGCATGATGTATACCGTCAGCTCCATTCAGGGCTCCTTCGAGGCGCTGCGCAGCATCAACACCATCACGCACTTCACGCACTTTACGGTGGCCCATGCCCACATCGGCCTGTATGGCTTCTTTACCTTGGTCATGTTCGGTGCCATCTACTATGTCATGCCGCGCGTCATGTCCTGGGAATGGCCTTACCCCAAGCTGATTTCTCTGCATTTCTGGCTGGTGCTGATCGGCTTTGCCGTCTACGCGGTGGGTTTGAGCATCGGCGGCTGGCTGCAAGGCGTGGCTATGCTTGACCCTGCCAAGTCCTTCATGGAATCTGTTTTTGTCACTATCCCCTACCTGAAGTCGCGTTCTCTGGGTGGCGGTCTGATGACTTTGGGCCACCTTGTGTTCGCCTTCCACTTCGTGGCAATGGCTCTGCGCTATGGCAGCCGTCGTATTGGTCCAGCCCTGTTTCACCAGCGCTCGGCAACTCGCAATGTAGTGGAGGCCTGA
- a CDS encoding OsmC family protein: MECTIDWGGADGMLFIARTGSGHVTAMDGAPEGGGNNLAPRPMEMLLTGAGGCAAYDVVLILKRGRHAITGCQVKLTAERADTDPKVFTRIHFTFVVSGKDLPQAAVERAVQLSHDKYCSASAMLGKTAEITYSIDIQQA; encoded by the coding sequence ATGGAATGCACAATTGACTGGGGCGGTGCCGACGGCATGCTCTTTATCGCCCGTACCGGCAGCGGTCACGTCACCGCCATGGACGGTGCCCCCGAAGGCGGCGGCAACAATCTGGCACCCCGCCCCATGGAAATGCTGCTGACGGGTGCCGGCGGCTGCGCCGCCTACGATGTCGTGCTGATCCTGAAGCGCGGCCGTCACGCCATTACCGGCTGCCAGGTCAAGCTCACGGCAGAGCGGGCCGACACCGACCCGAAAGTCTTTACCCGCATCCACTTCACTTTTGTGGTTTCCGGCAAAGACCTGCCGCAGGCAGCCGTGGAGCGCGCCGTGCAGTTGTCACACGACAAGTACTGCTCGGCTTCCGCCATGCTGGGTAAAACAGCAGAAATCACCTATTCCATCGACATCCAGCAAGCCTGA
- a CDS encoding thymidylate synthase — MSAHPYEDLLRLVYTQGTPKTDRTGTGTRSVFGHQMRFDLSQGFPLITTKKLHTRSIFIELLWFLRGESNVRWLQERGVSIWDEWADADGNLGPVYGVQWRSWPTPDGQHIDQISQLIEQIRRNPDSRRLIVSAWNVADVGQMALPPCHALFQFYVADGKLSCQLYQRSADIFLGVPFNIASYALLTHMVAQQCDLAVGDFIWTGGDCHLYSNHFEQAELQLSREPRPYPTLNIKRKPASLFEYEFEDFEIADYDPHPHIKAPVAV; from the coding sequence ATGTCCGCACATCCCTACGAAGACCTGCTGCGACTGGTCTACACACAAGGCACGCCCAAGACCGATCGCACCGGAACCGGCACCCGCTCAGTCTTCGGGCACCAGATGCGCTTTGACCTGTCGCAGGGCTTTCCGCTGATCACCACCAAAAAACTGCACACTCGCAGCATCTTCATCGAGCTGCTGTGGTTTCTGCGCGGCGAATCCAATGTTCGCTGGCTGCAAGAGCGCGGCGTATCGATCTGGGACGAATGGGCCGACGCCGACGGCAATCTGGGCCCGGTGTACGGTGTGCAGTGGCGCTCCTGGCCGACACCCGATGGGCAGCACATCGATCAGATCAGCCAGCTTATCGAGCAAATCCGTCGCAACCCCGACTCGCGCCGCCTGATCGTATCGGCCTGGAACGTGGCCGACGTTGGCCAGATGGCGCTACCGCCCTGCCACGCCCTGTTCCAGTTTTATGTGGCGGACGGCAAACTGTCATGTCAGCTGTATCAGCGCAGCGCCGATATTTTCCTGGGCGTGCCCTTCAATATCGCCAGCTATGCCCTGCTGACGCATATGGTGGCCCAGCAATGCGATCTGGCAGTGGGCGATTTCATCTGGACCGGCGGCGACTGCCACCTGTATTCCAATCATTTCGAGCAGGCCGAACTGCAACTGTCGCGCGAACCGCGCCCCTACCCAACGCTGAACATCAAACGCAAGCCCGCCAGCCTGTTTGAGTACGAGTTCGAGGATTTCGAGATCGCCGACTACGACCCCCACCCCCACATCAAGGCTCCGGTCGCCGTATGA
- a CDS encoding dihydrofolate reductase, producing MNTLPAIRLVVAYAANRCIGKDNTLPWRLPSDLQHFKRVTMGLPIIMGRKTWESLGRPLPGRPNIVISRNTDYAAPGAQVFSDLHSALHACADFDTACVIGGEQIFALALPQARELIATEIHSEVQGDTFFPALADDQWTEVERLPQPPENGLSFDFVTYRRKV from the coding sequence ATGAACACACTGCCCGCCATCCGCCTGGTCGTAGCCTATGCGGCCAACCGCTGCATCGGCAAGGACAACACCCTGCCCTGGCGTCTGCCCTCGGACCTGCAGCACTTCAAGCGCGTCACGATGGGCCTGCCCATTATTATGGGGCGCAAGACCTGGGAATCGCTGGGCCGCCCCCTGCCGGGACGGCCCAACATCGTCATCAGCCGCAATACCGACTACGCGGCACCCGGCGCACAGGTCTTTAGCGATCTTCACAGCGCCTTGCACGCCTGCGCCGACTTTGACACCGCCTGCGTCATCGGCGGAGAACAAATCTTCGCCCTTGCTCTGCCCCAGGCACGGGAGCTGATCGCCACGGAAATCCATTCCGAGGTGCAAGGCGACACCTTCTTTCCCGCGCTGGCAGACGATCAGTGGACGGAAGTCGAACGATTGCCGCAGCCCCCCGAAAACGGCCTGTCTTTCGATTTCGTCACCTACAGACGCAAGGTCTGA